The Duganella sp. BuS-21 sequence CGTTATTCTTCAGCAGCACCAGCGATTCGCGCACCGCCTTGCGCGCCAGCGCGCGGTCCTGCAGCGCTTCCTGCTTGCCGGCGTAGATGTTCTGCGACGGCTTCTTGCCGTCGAACAGACCGGCGCGCAGCTTCACGCGCAGGATGCGGGTCACGGCGTCGTCGATGCGCGCCATCGGGATCTCGCCCTTCTCCACCTGCGCGATGGTGTTGGCGATGAAGGTCTTCCACTTCTCCGGCACCATCACCAGGTCGACGCCGGCGTTGATCGAAGCGGCGCAGCTGTCTTCGGCGCAGCCGGGTACTTCGGTGATGGCGTTCCAGTCGCTGACCACCAGGCCGTCGAAGCCCATTTTCTCTTTCAGCGCCACGGTCAGCAGCTCGCGGCTGCCGTGCATCTTGCCGTGGTCGGTCACGCCCTTGACGTCGTTCCAGCTGTTGAAGGACGCCATCACGGTCTGCACGCCGGCCTGCAGCGCCGGATAGTAGCCCTGCGCGTGGATGTTGATCATCTCGGCCATGGTGGACTGGTTGACGCCACGGTCCTTGCCCTCATTGGTGCCGCCGTCGCCGACGAAGTGCTTGGCGGTGGCGACCACGGTGCTGTCGTCCTTCAGGTTGCCCTGCAGGCCCTTGACGTACACGCCCGAGTATTCCTTGACGATGGCCGGATCTTCCGAGAAGCTCTCGTAAGTGCGGCCCCAGCGATCGTCACGCACCACGGCCAGCGTCGGCGCGAACACCCAGTCGATGCCGGTGGCGCGCACCGCCTTGGCGACCGACTTGGCCATCTCGCCCACCAGCTTGGCGTTGCGCGCGGCGCCCAGGCCGATGTTATGCGGGAACAGCGTGGCGCCGTACATATTCGAGTTGCCGTGCATGGCGTCGATGCCCCAGATGACCGGGATCTGCACCTTCATGTCGGTGCTCATGGAAGCGTCGTAGTAGGCGTCGGCCAGCTTGACCCAGTCGGCCGCGCTGGCATGCTTGTTATTCTGCGGCCAGCTGCCGCCGCCGTTCAGCACGGAGCCGATGTAGTAGGTGCGGATATCTTCCGGCGAGCTGAATTTGATTTCCGGCTGCGTCATCTGACCGACCTTCTGCGCCAGCGTCATGCCGGCCACGATCTGCTGGATGCGCGCTTCCATCGCCTTGTCTTGCTTGACGACGCTGGTGATGTGCGGCCAGTCGGCCAGCGGCTTGGCGACAGGTGCGGCAGGATTGGCGATGGCGGCGCTGGCGCCGAGGGCCAGGGTGGCGGCCAGCACTGCGCGGCGCAGGATGTGATTGTGCGAATTCATACTGTCTCTCTCTCCGTTGTTAACTTCGTCACTCCCGCGCACGCGGGAGTCTATGCTGCGTATGGATTTCCGCGTGCGCGGGAATGACGGCTAGACGCCGCGCACGAAGGCGCTGTACCACTCGCCGCTTTGCTTGACGATGCGGCGTTGCGTTGCGTAGTCGATGTAGGTCAGGCCGAAACGGCGCAGATAGCCCTCCGCCCACTCAAAGTTATCCATCAGGCTCCAGGCGAAGTAGCCCTTGATCCTGGCGCCGGCGGCGATGGCGTCGCGCATCGCCGCCAGGTGGCGGATCAGGTAATCGCGGCGTGCGGTGTCGGTCACGGCGCCGTCGGCGCCGATGTGGTCGTCGTAGGACGAACCGTTTTCGGTCACGTACAAATCGCCGGTCGGGTAATCGCGCGCGACGCGCTCCAGCAACGCCACCAGTCCTTCCGGCGCCACTTCCCAACCGAAGTCGGTGCGCTGGCGGTCCTGCGGATACACAATCTTGGTGCGCAGCGGGTATTCGTCCGGCGCATCCACCACCTCTTCAGGGAAGTAGTAGTTCACGCCGAGGAAATCGCACGGCACGGCAATGGCATGCATGTCGCCCGCCGCCACCAGCGGTGCATCCTGGCCCACCAGCGCCAGCGCGTCGGCCGGATAGCCACGGCCGTACAGCACGTCGAGGAACC is a genomic window containing:
- a CDS encoding exo 1,3/1,4-beta-D-glucan glucohydrolase; this translates as MNSHNHILRRAVLAATLALGASAAIANPAAPVAKPLADWPHITSVVKQDKAMEARIQQIVAGMTLAQKVGQMTQPEIKFSSPEDIRTYYIGSVLNGGGSWPQNNKHASAADWVKLADAYYDASMSTDMKVQIPVIWGIDAMHGNSNMYGATLFPHNIGLGAARNAKLVGEMAKSVAKAVRATGIDWVFAPTLAVVRDDRWGRTYESFSEDPAIVKEYSGVYVKGLQGNLKDDSTVVATAKHFVGDGGTNEGKDRGVNQSTMAEMINIHAQGYYPALQAGVQTVMASFNSWNDVKGVTDHGKMHGSRELLTVALKEKMGFDGLVVSDWNAITEVPGCAEDSCAASINAGVDLVMVPEKWKTFIANTIAQVEKGEIPMARIDDAVTRILRVKLRAGLFDGKKPSQNIYAGKQEALQDRALARKAVRESLVLLKNNGGVLPLARGKKILVVGKSADSMANQSGGWSLTWQGTDNKNSDYPYSDTILTAIQEVAGKDNVTYSETAAGVDVGKFDAVIAVIGETPYAEGDGDIGPAGTLRLSGRHPEDLAVLQAVSGKGKPVVTLLVTGRPLYSNDIFNLSDSAVAAWLPGTEGKGVTDVLFRKADGKVNADFRGKLSFSWPKSACQSPLNVGDANYDPLFKYGYGLSYASKVTVPLLDQSYPEGGCGKSLAVPVYNPTDRFTYALYVTSGGQRVALGADLNAVFNLPTVKVETAQINTQQDAKRLTWTGAAKLEAQAGKAVKLPAYAITDGALQFDAIVSAAPQGKVQIGIETVALDASTVFQQLAGKGKQTVKIPLSCFATRGLALAALSTPFSVAADAPFAATFANIQIVGGAAKDKDALACGDFK